ccatagtggttgcaccaatttacatccccaccaacagtgtagaagtaagtcagaaagagagagacaaataccgtatgctaacacatatatatagaatttgagaaaaaaaatgtcatgaagaacctaggggtaaaacaggaataaagacacagacttactagagaacggacttgaggatatggggagggggaagggtaaactgtgacaaagcgtgagagaggcatggacatatattcatgttcttttaacatatgaattgccCCACTTTATCTGTGTGAAATAAGTTGTTCCCGTTATTGGGCTGCTTCTCAAGCTTTGCTGCTCATTTGAATGACCTAAagagcttttaagaaaaacattggtgtctgggtcccagccccagagattttgattcagtaggtctagggaggagcctgggcacagggagggctcagagttccccaggtgattctaatgtgcagcaactTTGGGAACCACCTCTTGGCTTCAATCCAGCTAGTGAGCAGATATTAAATCTAAGACACATGGGCTAGTGCGTGAGCTCTAGGAAGATTCGTGCCAGGGAAAATGATCGATAGTTGTGTTACTTCTCTGAAATGGATTGAAATTTCCAATTAGCATGAACAGGGGAGGGTGAATGGGTGAATGCAATAAGGTGTATCATTTACGTATTGCCCTATGTGTATGGCTAGAAGCTTTTGCAACTGAGGTCTGCCCTGCTTTTCATGCTAATGGTAATGCTTGTCCTCCTAATGCAGCTGTAAACTTTATAAGCCCATAGGTAGAcagcatcacaaaatatttacccctccccactggcccactctcaagcttctctccccttccccaatacACAAATGTACATCAATGCTCTTGAGACCAATATCAACATATTGACCTTCAATTCTTCTACTTTGCAGCTTCCCTCTTATCAGGAGATGTCAGCATTTAGTGCAAGGACAAGTGCTTGCCTCTTGGTGAGTAATGTAGGCAATGCCTCCAAGAGACAAATAGCccttagggagggggaaaaagtctttcaaaaaggttgatgcccagaggaggcattttcagtcatctcagcttagaggtcaaatatccaaaattaaaaaggttaaaaaaaagaaaaagaagaaagcaaggaagaaaagaaggaaacaattttcttatctcatagtaataaggcagttttccttaaaaaaaaaaaggacttaagccataaattctctttcctaatcaaaatgtgcttttccGTCTTTAGACTATTCCTCTTATATCCTGTATTATTCATGACGTTTAATTCTTGAAAtagcacatggctgaaaacagaagCTAACCTCTTGTCCACTAtgaattaaatcttcttttcctaGGACCTGTCTACAATGTACAATTTGGGGTTtgccaacataattattttctctgaaataagttacagcattttgccttttcaatatatagttatacaatatATTCTTAACACAGCATAGTTAATATAGTCAATATAGTAAATACAACTATAACACACGTGATATGATGCCACTTTggtgattttcttcatccatgtaattctgaaatttgacagtatagttttcatattctaatgagctgagtattacctttgcaaggatagaaaaatacaataaattcataatattctTGTGTGGTTTGCCCCTGGGGTGGATTACCATAATGGGGGGATATTTGAGCCTTTCCCCAAGTCATTAAAAAACCTCCAGTGAGCAGCCAGCCCCTTGTCCTCTCCAGGGAGTGGGGGAAAGGATCTTTAATCATAATAATCCTGGGgggagaaatctcagaaataagaCATCTGCTTCTGTGCCTTGTTGTTTTGCAGAATAGCAATGATTGCTTTAGCAGCTTCTATTGCCATGTGTGTACAATAAGCAAATGAACACAAAATTGAATGAACGCATAAAAGAAGGATAAACCCACCCAGCTTAACAAATCCACTCTCTCACCTGCTGTGccctgaaacatgaaagaaagaatcatgggatcataaggattaataaaataacagtctCTGTTAACAATATTGACAGAAGGTATAGGAAAATTTGTCTGATGTGGGACCAACAGCTTAActgcttaatcctttttttttttttaagggcaactcattcatttattgtttaaagattgcaagacaacttctgaatttctgtagcacaatttaaatgttttacttttttgataaatcagagtataatagaaaaaacaattagtttccagtaatatctatatctctattcagAATTAAGTCTTCCACAGACATGTAACCTGGAAACAAAAGCCTGTTACAATAAGCAAAGCTTCAACAGAGCTGCTACTTTTCGGGCCAGGGAAAGGTTCATCCCTATAGGAGGAGGATGTGCTATGTAAAATGGCTGCAAGGTCGCAGTCTTGAGGGCGCTGGAAGTCTATTATCCTATCCCACATTAAGTAGTTTGGTGAACTTCAAACGTCCGTTCATCTGCAACCAAGCTGGCAAACTTTAACTGATATTTCaagcaggtaaaaaataaattaaaagaaatccttacaCTGATGTTTCTTGATTCACACTGTTAAATGGttcattaacatgtaattctggctaagaattacttttgagactccttgctcagattttggttaacagtacaaatctttgagaaattcaagttcttattaatcaataatttgtcagctaggctacattcaggcatcagctgcaactacagaataggtgcactgcctcagcgctttggaaagacataatctagaacactactagcagacaaaatatctgttactagacagcacaggtgcagtacagcaagacaaaaacatatattcatgtgtgccgcggaccagccggagaaagaggatctcaccgcccagggtcagaagggaaggggtaaggaactgaagtggcaccgacgaatggggtcagaaggaccaagacaactgatggttgcaaggcaaattttattgcgctacagttgcagattatctagactagaaaaaggaaggttgccagatggtggtttacattatctacagactgtctcggctcaaggttaacttccctgggaggaaacccataaacccataagcatcaaaaataacctgctgggcttccctggtggtgcagtggttgagagtccgcctgccgatgcaggggacacgggttcgtgccccggtccgggaagatcccacatgcggcagagcggctgggcccgtgagccatggccgctgagcctgcgtgtccggagcctgtgctccgcaacgggagaggccacaacagtgagaggcccgcgtaccgcaaaaaataaaaaaaataacctgcatgtgcaggggggagacagctttgcttgtctcattttacattctttctgatctctgggccctggtgatttatctcccatggaatggaacaaggaagggaacaagtagggacagtcccttcgagcagcggcggcATGCCTAGCATGTCCTtacctgctctcaaggctgactgcttcccacaggtcccccatttttattttttaacttttgctgcaaaataattccatgaagtTTAGTGCCGAGAGTAGTGTACTGTTGCATGAGGATACGAAACAGACATGAGAAGATTATTATCAATAATAGGCAAATTATGGCCAGGGTAATAAATCCTGACAACCTTCCAGTAATCCAAGACTGAGGGtttaaccactttaaatgatCCAGTAAAGTTTGAATTACATCTTCTGGCGAAACATCATCAAGATGTGTATTTTGTATatcctgaatttcagcatttaatttcttaagatcaagactaatattattatctgaccaaacactcagcagatgcatttttactttttcccattcccaaatacagtcactGTACTTTTAAGGAGTAACACACATCCATGTATACGTTGCATGACAAGCTAAACACATCCTCAATTTTAATGCTGCCATCTGATCTCCAATCCCCAAAATtgcgtttttaaattcatctaacttGTTACTAATCTGTAAATATATgtgactttgtaaagataaagcaagactGGTATGTTGAGATAACTGATTAGCAAAGTGAGCATGATGAATACTCTGTGAAAGAGCAAGACCGGCAGTAGCCACGGTAGCAGACAGAGCAGCCGACGCAAGTAAACTTACTATTAGCCACCCAAGAAATTGTCTCCTTCTCTGCAAGGCTTTAGAGAGTTCCACCCATGCCTGTACTCCAGTATCTTCATACCAAGGTTCTCTCAGATGTACAGGCACCATAACATACATGGGTTGCTTTAGTATAAGCACAGATTGTGTTCCTGCAGAAGGGAACATACAactgctaaaaatacaattaacacagctaatattatatCCTCCTTTGGAAGAATTACCAATGTTAATAGAGCCACACAAACGTGTATATGGAGGAGCAACACAAGTTATAACAGGTGTATTGGAATAAGTTAGAGCTAGTTTCCATATATCccagttcttttgaaatgtgataaacctatctatgatgggaaaagaagagataagaattgACACCTTGGTATAATCTATAGTACACCATATTTGGTTATTATTCCAAGATGCATTGCAACGTTCAAAAGTGGATGCAGGAAAGTTAACGGTCATAAGGAGAGgcaattgattttttgattttctgttaagcaTAGTAACCTTATGTCCAGCTATAAGTATCCCTTGTCCTCCAAGTAAACGcttcatacagaaataatttcctgaatcttcaccTGTAACCTTGGCTATAGTAATAGCGGAATCCCTAAGTGGTGAGGCGTATGAGATTTGACCTCTAATATTAATAGCTTGCCCATTTTATACCAAATGATGGTATCCTTAAGATCCTCTCGTCGGCTGGTAGCCGGGCATGTAAGAGTAATGTTGGTTCCTGTAAAACGAAGGATGCCTGGAGAGCCTGACAAACTGATTGATCCGTTCCctcataaacatctgtatgctcataactaatagcctttacacatccagtttccagattcagtgggctaagacagacaggatgggtactaaaccagttagtataatttacagacatattgatttgttttatattcccaataagaggcccataaacacttatcattgtaaaatacaggaaactctgcttcagaccaagatatgggttgtaatagtggaggatcaggtacataggcccagtaagttgctgcattaacagagggaacacatgaaatggttgccaacatagccaaaaataaagttacaggtgtaacaggattattctgttgtttcactgACTCTTGAGCTCATGAAACCAGTTGTTTAATTTGTCCCCAAGTTGGAACATCACTCCTTTGAGTCATCCTGGCAAGtggtctcctcttcttcttctttttctgaatcaACACTGTCAAATTTTCCAGAGAGGTGcagagcttcttcatcttctgaactAGGTGAGCTGTGGCGAGCCATCTATTTGCTTGACTAAGCGCTCAGGAAGCCAGCAAGGTCCAAGCGCTGATCTGGGAAAGATACACACGTGACCACGTCCCCAAATCAACACAGGATCAGGACCACGCCAAGTGCTGGTTAACGGATCTTTCCAGAGGACCTCCGGAGATTGAGAGGCCAGTCTTGGCTCAGCCACCAACCTTCcccctgcagagcagccaaatttgtcaacagtgagaacatttaaaataaacagagcatcatttataaggttatgtggcgttgttctatacaattcccccctttttattttttcaatagttagctttaaagatctatttgcacgttctataataccttgtccttgagggttatatggaatgcctgtaatatgggtaattttgtaatgaattacaaaatgttgcaaaagcagtgggcccattatctgttttaataattttgggaaggttcatgaaagcaaaacagtgtaataaatgagtgataacatgtttagtagcttctccggtctgtgctgtagcacagaggaaaccagaataaGTATCGATAGTGACATGAACAAACTGTAATTTCCCAAAAGACGGGATATGAGTAACATCCATTTGCCATAAATGTCTAGGTAATAATCCACGAGGATTAACAACATAATGTGGAACAGGAAGGTGAGGTAAGCATTGTGGGCACTGCTTAACAATTTGTGGGGCGGCTTCACCAGTaagggaaaattgtgtgtgtaatgtagcCGCTGACTGACGGTGTAAAGCGTGCAACTGCTGTGCTGCTTGTGAAGCAGTTTGATCATAACTTACCATAATATGAGGGTGCCTAGGACATGGACCATGAGTATCAAGAGTATGGAGATAATGAATGCAGTATATTAGCCATTCTTGACAGCATGACGAACGGAAAGGAGGAGTACGGTAAATTGGGACATGtcctgctttagggaaaagagattgaggaggaggagtaacttcaactctattcttgggaggaaaatgtacaggataaaGATCACGTTTAGATCGAGTTAAAACATCTGCAGTCGCATTAAGTTTAGTCAATGGACCAGGCAAGTTAGAATGAGCACGGATATACAGACCTGCAACAGGACCATCATGGGAACGAATAAGCTGTTGGAGCAAACgaaaagaggatgataattcagggtcattagtatgtcctatgctcgcagtctccagaagaaatcacaagctaataagatatttactatcagaaaacaaattaaaagatatagaaggcaaatgtttaaaagacataatgacaGCATACAGTTCAACACGTTGAGCTGAAGTCAAGGAAGTTTCTTTAACGAGGTTTGTTCCGTCGTCAATGATTACAGTAGCCACTCCTGAAGAAGAACCGTCCGTAAAAACCAAAGGTACATGAGGAACAGGCTGTTGcctaattatagaaggaaagatatgagttaagtttgctgaattggatcaatttatcagcagggtaatggcattccaaggtacctgaaaatcctgcaagagcaagaccccattcattactatgttgaaaaagccaattttgttgactaactgaataagggataataatttgagaaggttctatacttataggttgtaagcatctagttctaccttgcattattaaattactaatgagttcataataagggttaataactttagagggtgtagatttcatatgaatctattcaataattccaacagtttgccataagacggcagtaggcacatgaggagttggacaaattattaagaaaattggaaggtgagtatgaattctagttaattgtgtagaactgatagatctattgactatttgtaaagcttgaaatccttctggagtcatagagcgtgaagaagaaggatctgagtcacctttaagaatatcaaacaaaggctgtaattgagcagtagtaagttttaaggaaggccttagccaattaatatctccaagtaatttttgaaaagcatttaatgtttttaaattatcaactcgaatttgcagtttttgaggcctaatagtagtgttatcaatatattttcccaaatataaaaatggagattgtctttgaattttttttgaggcaatgaccaagccaaatgattgtaaggagtgttgtaaaaattgaaaagcagtctctaataaagaaatattatcagtggctaaaagtatatcatccatataatgtatgcgatataacgatggaaacctttttctcacaggagtcaaggcctgagccacatatttttggcataatgtaggactatttgccatgccctgaggcaatactttccattgaaatctcctcatgggttccttaaaaattaaggcaggcaagctaaaagcaaaatgttttctatcttcaggaaacaaaggaatagtgaaaaaacaatcttttaaatctacaactaaaagatgataattgtgtggtatggctgttggagagggtaggcctggttgaagagctcccattattagcatagttttattaacagctcttagatcctgtaataacctatattttccagattttttcttgataataaaaataggagtattccaaggacTACTGGAAATTTCTAAATGCCCTAATTGTTCCAGCACTAATTGTTCTgcagcttctcatttctcctttgtgaggggccatcggtccacccatacagggtcatcagtcagccaagtaattggatcagcagtgagtggagaatccaaggcccctaagaaaaacccaaaccttgtctatcattttttattttcacatcaataggatagacagttccttgttgatttgttcccagcccttttgtgggaagaaatccttgatccaacatcatattagagacttgagagtttggactataaagtaatactcccatttcttttaatatatctcgGCCCCAGAGGTTTAAAGGCAGCCCAGGCAAAACATAAGGCTGGAAATATCCTGAATGGCCCTCACTATCTTGCCATAAAAAAAACTGACTACTTTGCATAGGAGAAGAACTTTGTCCTATTCCATGAAGTTCTGTAATAGTAGGACTAATGGGCCAACGTTTAGGCCAGTGTATCTGCGTCATAACAGAGACATCAGCTCCAGTGTCTAACAAACCtgaaaaaacctttccattaatggttcatttcatttctggacgttctttccctatcttctgaatccagtaggcagcattagacgatccaaaagcctttgtttctctcttttgatgttgtaaaatttgtccatgaggtacaaagggcaaaagtagcaattgtacaattttatcaccaggagaaatagttattatatttttaatagtttgtgccatgacttttatttctccttcgtagTCAGAATCTATGACTCCTGGCATAACAGTTAAACCTTTCATGGTGACACTACTTCTTCCCAATAATAGTCCCATCAAACCCTTGGGTAAAGGTCCACAGATGCCCGTAGAGAGGGCCTGAGGACCCATTTCAGGAGTTAATACATATCGGGCGGAGGTACTGAGCTCCAGTCCTGCGCTTCCTGGTGTTGCTCTGGAGAGCGaggatattgtatgtttttgtttttggttaatgtCTGATTAATAATTTGAGGAGGATACACAGACATTGCCCTTATTATTTGTTGGGGCCGGGGAAGGCCCTGGGAAGAGTTTCCCGACAGTGGTGGCCCATCCTTGTGGGCCACTGAGCAACAATCTTGTGCCCAATGTTTTCCCCTATTGCATTTAGGGCATAAACCAGGGATTTTCTGACCATCTGGAGGTTTctgagtagggaaggaaggactagggttagaattaaaagacctacattctctagcaaaaggacctgcctttccgcatttaaaacaagtctttgttttcttttgattgtttttaaaccccactttagttaatgctgcagccacagcagcaccCTGTATATAAGTAGGCCCAATGTCTGCACAAAGGTGAATATAATCCTCCAATGTTCCCCGTTTTCTCCAAGGTCGAATCGCAGCCTGACACTcattattagcattttcaaaagcaagttgcttaactacaATTGTACCAGTGAGTCCGTCCACAATGAGTCTCCCCACCGCCTGTgacaacctatctacaaaatcagCATATGGTTCATCAGGTCCCTGTCTAAGTTTTGAAAGATCTTCAGTTTTGTGTGTAGAAGGACATTTCCTCCAGGCTTGTaatgccaaatgatttatttgaggataagcaacaaagggataagttaattgatcttgtaaagaaagatattgtccttccccaatcagcatatgataatcaactggaatattatgggcagcattcttttctgcttgttcagcagcccgttcataaaaatcaaacttccatattaaataatctccaccatttaaacaagctggtgcaatagacttccaatcagcggggggaagagcttctcctgtcaaccatagcagtagtaaaaggagcagtgggcccatattgagcacaggcagattttcagtctttcaaaactttcaaagggagagcctgatgctccctagtagcttgttgaggattattaggatcaggtctttctatgacgggacaacagaaaataggatcttctcctcgttttattgctccttgtacagcgcgctgcaagggactcagcatttttacagatgtggatttttgaggaagacagtccttattaacctgcagctttttcactgacttctctatcacagccattagaaaatcatcctcaggatatttctctcttttatgtttacaagcctcatctgttaagtcaaaatgttcctcttcatctaaaatatttaaattaattagctcTTTCGGTTTAGGAAGTGGCGACACAGTAGCTGATAATACAGTCTCTCCTTCTGTCAGAGGCTTatgtttttctgactttacattcaaatcaacactatcatgagaagaatctaaacatatttttatcagagtccacaaactatatgtaacaacaggagtatgagtaggccctcgagactcgtaataattttttaaatcttctccaactttctgccagatttctatgtcaacagagccgccatcaggaaaccagggagatacaccatggatatgctgtaaaaattcagtcaacAATAAAGTTCAGAAACTTTATTACCCCGAGCTCTAAGCATCAAAAGTAAAACCTGAGCAAATAATTCATACATCTTTGAGCCCTTTTGCcccatcttattttacttctgactaTTGCCTTATGCCTCTATTCGTTTCACTTTTACTGGTGGCCACACATATTTTGCATAAGGGTTCTCTtacctgcactttctttttcttttaattgccttcgcgcttcaggtccctgttcgagtgccacttgccgcggaccagccggagaaagaggatctcaccgcccagggtcagaagggaaggggtaaggaactgaagtagcaccgacggatggggtcagaaggaccaagacaactgatggttgcaaggcaaattttattatgctacagttgcagattatatagactagaaatcggaaggttgccagatggtggtttacattatctacagactgtctcggctcaaggttaacttccctgggaggaaacccataaacccagaagcatcaaaaataacctgcatgtgcaggggggagacagctttgcttgtctcattttacattctttctgatctctgggctctggtgatttatctcccatggaatggaacaaggaggggaacaagtagggacagtcccttcgagcagcggccgcatgcctggcatgtccttacctgccctcaaggctgactgcttcccacacgtatgttgccttgtttaagcctcaagccctcgatcctttgttgaaatacaataatttcattcctatggttttcaataccaaaaactcaacctccaggagggctaaagtctaatttgtactccaaaccaagtagcagtgcagttcgctactactgagactgaatccataaagacttcaagaccacgtccagaagacaagttattatatataataccctagaaggtctgaaacataattatcatatacatagctggtccttcagagctttttacctataacatgttttttgatgaaagttatttaatgtactggagataactgtgacttactgatcaaatatttgaatacttatacttacctgggatttcatttctgctgaaagaaaaaggaagaacaggactcactaaaaaaaacaaacaaacattagaaatgaaagtaaaaatcttaacacacactatcacttttggaagcagcatagaggggcagtcaacagtaaaacactggtgaaataggtcaaaactctaggccaaaaatccattattattatcatcagtgacagtaccacaactgtgcccttcagaattaataatcactcctaagaatcttcatttggcaccagatgatgcggttaagagaaacactctgggaggttttgaatcagacttggttttttgttagccaagttacaggagaatttttaaagtggggggaagggaagaaggaaacggaccaggaaaagaatttaagccatcatctataaaccaacaaagcactgatagttccaaacattatgtcagacactaaaatgactgataCAGGCTCAAGTGGTTTAcaaaacctataaaaagactacaccagcaaagtccccatttatctgtagagttcagaaactaaaacaaggaatattttagcttaaaagcttatctcaagagaatcatacacacttcacatgaataaaaatacctgaaaccaaacatttttaaaagctccaatacccaaaatataaagaaaaatattaattcagaagactcaatcaatccatgataatcacaaaacggctgggca
This sequence is a window from Orcinus orca chromosome 17, mOrcOrc1.1, whole genome shotgun sequence. Protein-coding genes within it:
- the LOC125961814 gene encoding endogenous retrovirus group K member 10 Gag polyprotein-like — encoded protein: MGPLLLLLLLWLTGEALPPADWKSIAPACLNGGDYLIWKFDFYERAAEQAEKNAAHNIPVDYHMLIGEGQYLSLQDQLTYPFVAYPQINHLALQAWRKCPSTHKTEDLSKLRQGPDEPYADFVDRLSQAVGRLIVDGLTGTIVVKQLAFENANNECQAAIRPWRKRGTLEDYIHLCADIGPTYIQGAAVAAALTKVGFKNNQKKTKTCFKCGKAGPFARECRSFNSNPSPSFPTQKPPDGQKIPGLCPKCNRGKHWAQDCCSVAHKDGPPLSGNSSQGLPRPQQIIRAMSVYPPQIINQTLTKNKNIQYPRSPEQHQEAQDWSSVPPPDMY